TGGTCGCGGCCTGCGCCGTCGTGCCGGTCAGGGCGACGAGCGTGCCGGCCAGCAGGCTGACGCACGCGATGACGGGTCCCGTTCGCATCGTTGCTCTCCAAGGTGAGGGGCCATGGGGGCCCATGGGGGCTCATGGGGGATCAGAAAGCGCTTTCCGTGGGACGCTAGAGGCCTGCCGTGGACGCGTCAATAGACGTGTACGTGATTTCCGTTCGCGTATATGAACACCTGGCGAGGTCTCGGCGGTGCGGCTTCCGCCGACGCGTACGGTGAACGGATGATCAGGACACCCGAGGCGTTCGCGCGGACCACCATCGAGCGGGAGGGGGAGCCGGGGGTGGCGTGGCTCGCCGAACTGCCAGGAATCGTCGACGAGTTGCTCGACAGGTGGGGGTGCGTTCCGGACGGGGACGTCCTGCACGGCGGAGTCGGCGTCATCGTCCCCGTCCGGCGGAGCATCGGCGGGACCGCCGCGCTGAAGGTGTCCTTTCCGCACCCCGGCAACGTCCATGAGCCGGACGCCTTCGAGGCGTGGGACGGGCGCGGCGCCGTCCTGCTCCACGAGCGGGACGACGAACGCTTCGCGATGCTCCTCGAACGGGCCCGGACCGCGACCCTGGCCGACATCGCGGACGGCGACGAGGTCCTGGCCGTCGCCGGACGGCTCGGCCGCCGCCTGGCGATCCCTGCCCCGCCCGGCCTGCCCCGGCTGCGCGACCGGGCCGGGGAATGGGAGGAGCGGCTGCGCGAGGACGCCGCGGAGCTGCCTCACCCCCTGGCGCCCTCCGTCGTGGACGCCGCCGTGGCGACCGTCCGTGAACTCGGCGCCACGCAGCCGGACATCCTCATCCACGGCGATCTCCACCCCGGCAACATCCTGCGCGCCGAACGCGAGCCGTGGCTCGCCGTCGACCCCAAGGGGTACGTGGGCGACCCCGCCTACGACGGCGGCACGCTGCTCAAGTCCCGCGCGCTCGCGTTCCTCGAGGCGGACGACCTGCCCGCGGCCGTCCGTCGCGCGCTGGACGTCTTCGTCGACGCCGCCGAACTCGATCGCGAGCGCGTCCGACGCTGGGCACAACTCCACGCGGTCCAGGCCGCGTTCTGGGGGCGTCGGCACGGCTTCCGGCGTGCCCGTGGCGGATCGGGACTCGGTGGTCTCGTCGCCTTCGCCGACCATCTGGCGACCCTGCTCGCGGAGGGGAGCCGCTGATCCTCTCCCGGGCGCGTCCGGTGACATGTCGTTCCTGCCCGCCGCTGGTCTGGACCTATTGGCGGTGGGGCGGCAAGCTCTCGGTATGGACTTGGAGTTGAGGCACCTCAAGGCGATCCGGGCCATCGCGGACGCGGGCAGTCTCACGCGCGCCGCAACCGCGCTCGGTCTCGCGCAGCCCGCGCTCAGCGCCCAGCTCAAGCGGATCGAACGGGCCCTGGGTGGCACGCTGTTCGAGCGGGGGAGAGAGGGGGTGCGGACGACGGCCCTCGGCGACCTGGTCCTCGACCGCGCCCGGGTCGTGCTGCCCGCCGTGTGCGAACTGCAGGAGGAGGCGGTGCGGTTCGCCCGGGAGGGTGCGGGGGGCTACCGGCTCGGCGGCACGCACGGCCCGCTGCTCGGCGGCCTCGTCGACCGGCTCGCCAGGACCGAGCCGGGGTCGCCGGTGACCACGTACACCTCCTGGTCGGAGCGGGAGATCGCCCGTGGGGTCGCCGCCGGCCG
Above is a genomic segment from Streptomyces sp. NBC_00094 containing:
- a CDS encoding aminoglycoside phosphotransferase family protein, with the translated sequence MIRTPEAFARTTIEREGEPGVAWLAELPGIVDELLDRWGCVPDGDVLHGGVGVIVPVRRSIGGTAALKVSFPHPGNVHEPDAFEAWDGRGAVLLHERDDERFAMLLERARTATLADIADGDEVLAVAGRLGRRLAIPAPPGLPRLRDRAGEWEERLREDAAELPHPLAPSVVDAAVATVRELGATQPDILIHGDLHPGNILRAEREPWLAVDPKGYVGDPAYDGGTLLKSRALAFLEADDLPAAVRRALDVFVDAAELDRERVRRWAQLHAVQAAFWGRRHGFRRARGGSGLGGLVAFADHLATLLAEGSR